Genomic DNA from Prunus persica cultivar Lovell chromosome G1, Prunus_persica_NCBIv2, whole genome shotgun sequence:
TGAGAATCAGCTTCCGGAAATAACAGAGAATTAAAAATCATCATAAAGGGGAAAAACAGAGCATCCTGTCAAATGCAATGCGTAATAACAGAGCAAGTGTGCCTGAAATTCAACTCTTATTTTAAGTTCAACATCTTCTAGGCCAAAGGAAATGGAGGACTGCCCCAAACATCTGTTTTTTATAGCCAAACAAACTTGAGATGAATGAGCTCTGGAAAGAAATGGTTCCTTTGGCTCAAGCATTCATGAGAACCTTTTAGCTGCTGCAGCCATCTGCATCAAGTAGGAATGCAAACTTAGGCAAAATAATTAGCGAACAATTTGCTCTCGGTTTGCAAAAACATATGCAAGAAAATAGTCTTAAGCTTCTAGCTGCGTAAGAGAATTGACTGTGCATTTTCATGTATGAAGataaacttaataaaaaagaaatgacaGAGGATTTAGCTAGCTTGGATATAATTGCTGTTGAAGTACTCAAAAAGTATGATGACTTACATTTTGAAGTGAGCTCGATCCGAATTCTGATCTGTAATTCAGCTCCAATGGTATTTATGTGACATGACCCTCCTCTTTCATCCGGGCTTGGGACCGGCTGTGTAAAAGATCGGACTTGAGGCACAATACAGGCAGAGTTATCATGTCACAACCGCTATGACCAATTGTAAGGGTCAAAGTGGTTGCTTAGCGTGTATAAAGTAAACTGGAGAGATTGTACTCAATCCTGTCACAGTTGAGTCACCATGACAGAAATATCAGAGGTGCCATTAAATTGTGTACATAAGCCGCAAGCCTCCACAAAATCACCATTGTGGAGGTTTTGCAGCTTATAAAATCATCTAAATAATGCTGTAATGGAGGCTAGCATGGAAAATGCACAAGCTAGCCAATTGATCCATGTGAAGTACTTCCCTGAGAGGAACAGACTGGTCATCACAAAGAACCCCATTGCAGTTAAAAAGGATCCAATTATTGTTGAATGTTTGGATTTCAGAGGGAGCAAAGAAGgtactgagagagagagagagtgagagctgAGAAGCAAAGATTGTAATAACAAAAATGCTTACTCTGCATAACCGTTGCAGCAGAGCCTATATTCCCTCATGACAATAGCATGTTCTCTTACATCAGccaattcaaaatctaacCGTTTGTAAGAGTAAGCCAATGTGAATATGACACATGGCAATACACAGCTTTTAGGACAGCTAGGAAATAGAAACTGACTCAAGCATTGCACCTGGCATATAAGCCAAGGTGCTCAGCTAACACAGGACTTAAAACAGATTAAATATAAGCTGACTTAGAGCTTACTAACTAATCAGAAATTAGCTAGGCAGTTTACATTttaacactcccttctaaagTGCTAGCTGATTTCACTCCAAGCATTCTCCTCAAATAGTCGAACCTGTCTTTGGGAAGTGCTTTGGTGAAGATATCAGCAATCTGCTCTTCTCCCTTGCAGTAGAGCAGTTCAATCACTTCTTCTTGTATTGCATCTctaataaaatgaaacttcCTTTTAATGTGCTTGCTCTGTTGATGAAAAACTGGATTTTTAGCCATTGCTATGGCTGAAGTGTTGTCACAAAACACAGTAGTTGGAGTGGTCTGTTCTTCCCCAAAATCTTCAAGAACAAACCTGAGCCAAATGGCTTGTGATGTAGCTTCTGCTGCACTCACATACTCTGCCTCTGCAGTAGAAAGAGCCACACTGTGTTGTTTGACTGATGCCCACGAAAAAATACCACTTCCAAATGAAAACGCATATCCAGAAGTGCTTTTCATATCTTCCTCAGAGCCACTCCAGTCATTGTCACAGTAACCTACTAAGAGTGCAGACTTTCCAGTCACATACTCAATTCCATAATCAATCGTACCTTGTATGTACCTTAGAACCCTTTTAGCTGCCCCATAGTGCATCTTAGAAGGGTTGTGCATGAATCTTGCAAGCAGGCTGGTAGAGAACATGATATCTGGCCTGGTTGCAGTGAGATACAGCAGGCTACCTACAATTTTTCTGAACAAGCTTTCATCTGCAGCTTCACTTCCATCCTCTCTTTTCAATTTATCAGTAGCCACTAATGGAGTGCTTACTGACTTGCAGTCTTTGAGTCCAAACTTATCCAAGAGAGTGAGAGCATACTTCTTTTGGTGAATGAAGATGCTCCCTTTAGTTTGTGTTACTCCCATACCAAGAAAATGATGGAGTAAACCCAAGTCAGACATCTCATACTTGCACATCATTTCAGCTTTGAATTCTTTCACCATTTCATCACTACTTCCTGTATACACTATGTCATCTACATAGATTGACACTATTAGTGTTCCCACACTTTCCTTGGTTCTCACATAGAGAGTTGCTTCACTTGGACTTTTGTGAAAACCACACTGATTCAAGTAGGTGTCGATTTCACTATACTAGGCCCTTGGAGCCTGCTTCAACCCATAGAGAGCTTTTCTTAACCTATACACTTTATCCTCATCACTTTTAACCACAAAACCATCCGGTTGATCAACATAAACTTCTTCTTCAAGGACACCATTTAAGAAGGCTGATTTGACATCCAATTGCCATAGTTTCCAACCTTTCTGTGCAGCAAGAGCTATGAGGGTTCTAATGGTGTCTAACCTTGCCactggagcaaaggtttcATTGAAATCAATCCCTGGTTTTTGTGTGTATCCCTTGGCAACAAGCCTTGCTTTATGTTTTTGAATGGAGCCATCAAGATTGAGCTTAGTTTTGAATATCCACTTCACTCCCACAATTGGTTTACTACTTGGCCTATCAATTAATTCCCAAGTAGAGTTTTTCTCTATCATAAGTATCTCCTCAGTCATAGCCTTCCTCCAAGCTTCATCTTTGActgcttcttcaaaattttcaggtTCAATGATGCTCATCTTGCATTGAGCATACACATCACTCAAActcttccatttctttggGGTGTTATCATAAGTTTCAAGTAGAGCTGAATCTTGAGTAGCATGCAAGTCACTACTTGTTTGTGTTTCCATAGGAGACTGCACAATCTGTTGCTATAACAGATTTGGTTCTGAATCCAAATCTGATACTGTTGAACTTGCTTCGTCACTCCAAGACATAGGAATTTGCAATGCCTCATTTGTTTCCCAATTCCACATTGCTTCTTCATAAAAAATGACACTCCTAGACAGCTCAATCTTTTGAGTTCTCAAGTTGAGTACTCTATACCCTTTTTCACATACTCCATATCCTACAAATACTCCATTCTCACCTGTTTCTTCCAGCTTGTGCCTTTTCTATGTGGGGATGTGAATATAGCATAGAGAACCAAATATTCTCAAATGCTTCACTCCTGGTTTTCTTCCACTAAActtctcaaatggagtggaATTGTCCAGTGCACTTGTAGGgcttctattttgtagatatacAGCTGTATTGacagcttctgcccaaaaCTTCAAAGGAATTTTCGTCTCATGCATCATGGCTCTTGCCATTTCCATCACAGTACgattttttctctctgcaaCTCCATTCTGTTGTGGAGAGTAGGCTACTGTCAGTTGCCTTTCTAATCCCATCTCTTCACAAAACTTTGATAAATCCAAAGATGTATATTCTCCACCTCGATCACTTCTTAGCTTCTTAATTTGATAACCACTTTGTAGCTCAACCATGCTTTTGAACCttttgaatatgttgaatgcTTGAGACTTATGCTGCAAAAAGAACACCCAACACATTCTAGTGTGATCATCAATGAAGGTGAGGAAATATCTATTCCCTCCAAGAGTGATGGTCTGCATTGGACCACATATATCTGAGTGAATCAGTTCTAGAGGTTGAGAGGCTCTCCAAGCTCTTTCCTTATCAAATGAGCTTCTGTGATTCTTGCTTATAGCACAACCCGAGCAAACCTTCTCATACTCTTGCAGATTAGGCAGTCCCTGAACCATATCTTTCTCTTGTAACAGCTTCAAACTAACATAGTTTAGGTGCCCAAATCTTCTGTGCCACAGCCAGGATGTTTCTCCAACTGTTGCTCTATTTGCCATAGGGGGATTGACATAATCTAGATTTAAAGGAAAACATCTGTTTCCCTTCATTGGCACTCTTGCAATGCAATCTTCCAGCTGCCTATCTCCATAGATATCAACTGCATTATCACCAAATACAAGCCAATGCCCATGTTCTATCATTTGACCTACACTTAGCAAGTTTTCATCCAAACCCGGTACAATCATGACTTCCTTGATATATCTAGTCACACCCTTCATTTCTATAGCCAAAATCCCTTTGCCTATTGACTGCACTAGATCACCAGTCCCCATTTTGACTTTACACTTCACACTTCTATCAACATTTACAAGTAAGGACTCATGGGAAGTCATGTGATTGCTACATGCACTATCAACATACCACATATTCACATTCTTTCCAATTGTTGCAGCATGACATGCATAGAACATAATGGCAGATTCTGTTACCTGATTTGCAATGTTAGCAAGTTTCCCTGCCTTGTTTGCTTGGTCACAATCCTTGACAAAATGACCAAATCGATTGCAGCCATGACACTTTGGTTTTCCTTTAAACCAACACTCACCATAGTGTAGCTTCTCACAATATTTGCATTTTCCAGATTTGTCTCCTTGACTCGGTTTTCCCCCTTGATTGGCATTGTTTTGAGGTTTAGAATCTCATTTCTTATCCTTGGACTTCCAgttcttctttgatttattAGTGCCAGGACTAGAACTTGACTGAGATCCTTTTGAGTTTATGCTCATGCTGCTGAAAGCTTTCTCAGTGGTGCTTTCAGCATGTCTGTCAAGACGCTGAGCAAATCCTCTCAATGCTACAATTACCTCCTGCACTTCAATGGTTTCAATGTCCCTAGTTTGCTCAATCACATAGCAGACTGGATCAAACTCCTTGGTTAAGCTTATTAGCAGTTTCTGAACTATCCTCCCTTTGGTCAGATCTTCCCCATATCCCTTTATCTGATTTACAAGCTCAAGTAACCGAGTGATGTACCCAAACAAGATCTCATCATCCCTCATCCTGGTGTACTCAAAATCACGACGCAGACCCTGCAACTTGATGGATCTGACTTGCTTATCACCATGAAACTCCTGATGCAAGATATCCCAAGCACCTTTTGAGGTTTCTTCATTTGAGATTCTGGGGAAAATGTCATCTGAAACAGCACCTTGGATAATACCAAGAGCCTTAGCATCCTTCATTAACAAAGACACCTTCTCTGACTCCGATAACCCTTCTTCATCAACCTTCTTCCCCTTTAAATCTGGATCTTGAAGCCCTTTCTCAACTAAATCCCAGATTCCATGAGATTTGAAAATTGTTCTCATTCGAATCTTCCAAAACTCAGAGTTTTCCCCATTGAATATTGGAGCTCTAAGATCACTCCCTCCTGACCCAGCCATCTGAGACCAGAATCAATGAGCTGAGAGTCGGAAATTTCTCGTCGGATTTCCAGACTCAGCTCACACAGTTTCAACGCCCACTATCCAGATCCAACCTGCGCTCTCGATACCATGTTGAATGTT
This window encodes:
- the LOC109947189 gene encoding uncharacterized protein LOC109947189 → MAGSGGSDLRAPIFNGENSEFWKIRMRTIFKSHGIWDLVEKGLQDPDLKGKKVDEEGLSESEKVSLLMKDAKALGIIQGAVSDDIFPRISNEETSKGAWDILHQEFHGDKQVRSIKLQGLRRDFEYTRMRDDEILFGYITRLLELVNQIKGYGEDLTKGRIVQKLLISLTKEFDPVCYVIEQTRDIETIEVQEVIVALRGFAQRLDRHAESTTEKAFSSMSINSKGSQSSSSPGTNKSKKNWKSKDKK